A DNA window from Nerophis lumbriciformis linkage group LG03, RoL_Nlum_v2.1, whole genome shotgun sequence contains the following coding sequences:
- the LOC133579164 gene encoding uncharacterized protein isoform X2: MCERTIAKYEEELCPTKEEKERQHQLLDVYYKKHHRVVLHRTDICEEHLLSEQQEWSFRMVKEEPQPSYYKEEDKDPLNTHFKGKEEVPETSHFKKKVKDALTPNIKQNKDEPLTLHFKDEEEEHNISQEGEHIEGLVEFPMIVVPVKSEDDEVKSESEEKREAEPPSSNSTQHMTTEADGDHCGGSQADKLLAPLSDSEDTTSHSPDTDDEDSKDDKTCHTDNTHLKCSHCDKTFKYHSRLKVHIRRHTGEKPFTCSECHKEFALSQNLKLHMRIHTGEKPFICSICGKGFRKKQYLKEHMRTHAGEKYFICSVCTKGFVQSNTLEVHMRTHTGEKPFSCSTCGKGFTQSQHLKRHTRTHTGEKSHSCSICNRSFCEQSNLVRHMRTHPGEKVLSCSVCGERFSYKYQCKKHQCAGENSSSK; encoded by the coding sequence ACatctgtgaagaacatcttctctctgagcaacaggagtggagcttcaggatggtgaaggaggagccacagccctctTATTATAAAGAGGAAGACAAGGACCCACTCAACACCCACTTTAAAGGCAAAGAGGAGGTGCCAGAAACCTCACACTTTAAAAAGAAAGTGAAAGATGCACTGACCCCCAACATTAAACAGAACAAGGATGAACCACTGACCCTCCACTTTAAAgatgaagaggaggaacacaacaTCAGTCAGGAAGGAGAGCATattgaaggactggtggagttcccAATGATTGTTgtgcctgtgaagagtgaagatgatgaggtcaaaagtgaaagtgaggagaagagagaggcggagcctccaagcagtaactcaacacaacacatgacaacagaagctgatggagaccactgtggaggatcacaagccgacaagctcttagctccactatcagatagtgaggacacaacgtcacactctcctgacactgatgatgaagactctaaagatgataagacatgtcacactgacaacactcacttgaaatgttctcactgtgacaaaacattTAAATATCATAGTCGTCTGAAAGTGCACATAagaagacacactggagaaaaaccctttacCTGCTCAGAATGTCATAAAGAATTTGCACTAAGTCAAAATTTAAAATTACATATGAgaatacacaccggagaaaaaccttttatctgttcaatctgtggtaaaggttttagaaaaaaacagtatttgaaagaacacatgagaacacacgccGGAGAAAAATATTTTATCTGTTCAGTCTGTactaaaggttttgtacaaagtaACACTTtggaagtacacatgagaacacatactggcgaaaaacctttttcctgttcaacctgtggtaaaggttttacacaaagtcaacatttgaaaagacacacgagaacacacactggtgaaaaatcaCATTCCTGTTCAATTTGCAACAGAAGCTTTTGTGAACAATCAAACCTtgtaagacacatgagaacacacccaggagagaaagtgttgagttgcagtgtgtgtggtgaaagattctcttataagtaccagtgtaagaaacaccagtgtgctggtgagaacagcagcagcaaatga
- the LOC133579092 gene encoding uncharacterized protein: MCERTMAEYEEELCPTKEANERQHQLLDVYYKKHHQVVLHRPDVCEEQLLPEKQECSFRMVKEDQSKRKTRYHGPPGVSFTSLTKTLPCKKEEEDSLAPHIKEEEEEHSISQKGDHIEGLVEFPVTGVPVKSEDDEVKCESEEKREAEPPSSSSTQHMTTEADGDHCGGSQADKLLAPLSDSEDTTSHSPDTDDEDSKDDKTCHTDNTHLKCSHCDQTFKNHSHLKRHMRTHTGEKPFSCTICGLSFTRKDNLKDHTRTHKGEKPFSCSLCDSRYARSRDLKKHLKRHTGGNLFKCSVCNSSFVQGEHLKRHMRTHTGEKPFSCSLCSKGFAQSHNLKVHMRTHTGEKPFSCSTCGKGFTHSQSLKEHMTIHSGEKPFSCSICGEDFVRRQSVKVHMRTHTGEKPFSCSICGKSFTESRCMERHTRSHTGEKAFSCSICGKGFTESQYLKVHKKTHTGEKPFSCSICGKGFTESQNVKRHMRTHTGEKSHSCSICNKSFCERSYLVAHMRRHTGENVLSCSVCGERFSSKYQCKKHKCAGENSSSK, translated from the exons atgtGTGAAAGAACGATGGCAGAgtatgaggaggaactttgtccaacaaaagaggcgaacgagcgacaacatcaactgcTGGATGTTTATTATAAGAAAcatcatcaagttgtgttacacagaccag atgtctgtgaagaacaacttctgcctgaaaaacaggagTGTAGCTTCAGGATGGTGAAGGAGGATCAATCAAAGAGGAAGACCAGGTACCATGGACCCCCTGGGGTCTCCTTTACCTCTTTGACAAAGACCCTTccctgtaaaaaggaagaggaagactcactggcgccccacattaaagaggaagaggaggaacatagCATCAGTCAGAAGGGAGATCATattgaaggactggtggagttcccagtgactggtgtccccgtgaagagtgaagatgatgaggtcaaatgtgaaagtgaggagaagagagaggcggagcctccaagcagcagctcaacacaacacatgacaacagaagctgatggagaccactgtggaggatcacaagcagacaagctcttagctccactatcagatagtgaggacacaacgtcacactctcctgacactgatgatgaagactctaaagatgataagacatgtcacactgacaacactcacttgaaatgttctcactgtgaccaAACATTTAAAAACCATAGTcatctgaaaagacacatgagaacacacactggagaaaaacctttttcttgtacaATCTGTGGCTTATCTTTTACAAGGAAGGATAATTTGAAAGAtcacacaagaacacacaaaggagaaaaacctttttcgtgTTCTTTGTGTGATTCAAGGTATGCACGAAGTCGAGATTTGAAAAAACACCTGAAAAGACACACTGGGGGAAACCTTTTTAAGTGTTCTGTGTGTAATTCAAGTTTTGTCCAAGGTgaacatttgaaaagacacatgagaacacacacaggagaaaagcctttttcctgttcactttgtagtaaaggttttgcacaaagtcacaatttgaaagtacacatgagaacacacactggtgaaaaacctttttcctgttcaacctgtggtaaaggttttacacacagTCAGAGTTTGAAAGAACACATGACAATACAcagtggagagaaacctttttcctgttcaatttGTGGTGAAGATTTTGTACGGCGACAGTCtgtaaaagtacacatgagaacgcacactggtgaaaaacctttttcttgttcaatctgtggtaaaagttttacAGAAAGTCGTTGTATGGAAAGACATACAAGATCGCACACTGGTGAAAAagctttttcctgttcaatctgtggtaaaggttttacagaaagtcaatatttgaaagtacacaagaaaacacacactggtgaaaaacctttttcctgttctatctgtggtaaaggttttacagaaAGTCAGAatgtgaaaagacacatgagaacacacactggtgaaaaatcacattcctgttcaatctgcaacAAAAGCTTTTGTGAACGATCATACCTTGTagcacacatgagaagacacacaggagagaatgtgttgagttgcagtgtgtgtggtgaaagattctcttctaagtaccagtgtaagaaacacaagtgtgctggtgagaacagcagcagcaaatga